A region of the Candidatus Tanganyikabacteria bacterium genome:
GGCCTCACCCGGGCACAGCTTCGCCCGCCTCTCCGGCCGAAGTTTGCGCCTTCCTGGGACAGTCCTGGATTCGAGTTAGGTGGTCCAGGCCAGGGGCAGGCCACCAAGCTGGAACCGCGCCTCGATGAACACCCGGATCCGCTCGGCCGTGGTGCCCAGGCGCAAGACCGTGGCACGGGCGTGGTGAACCACGATGCCGGCCAGCCGGATGATCTCGTAACGGAGACGCTTGGGTCGGGCCTTCCGCTGCGCCTTGGGCAGCCCGACGCGCTTGAGCACCACGAGCAGGTTGTACGCGATGACGTTGAGGCGGGACCAAGCTGCGTCCGCCCCGAAGCGGCCGCATGGCAGCGTCCCGAGCCCCAACTCGTTTTTGAGGACGTCGTGGACGTGCTCGATGGTCCCGGCCTTTTCGCGCTGCCACGACAGGATGGCCTCACCCTTCCAGTCGAGGTTCGTCACCAGGGCCCAGTACCGGTAGCCGTCGGCCTCGTTGAGGGCCAGTTGCCGGGGCTTCCAGCGCAGCACGAGGTAGCGATCCGGCTTTGACTCCGCCGGCTCGAAGATCGCCTCGTTCTCCGGCACGAAGACGACCTCGGCCCACTCCCGATCCGCGTCGAGCGCCTTCCACTCTTTTGCAGGGAGTGCCGCGGCATGCGCCCGAAGAGACTCCGACACGTCGGCGGAGATGGCAAAGCCGATGCCTTCCTGGCGCAGCCAGGACAGGAGCGTGTGGTCGTAGCAGGCGCTGTCCGCCCGGAAGAACCGCTCGGTAACGGTCTTGGGTAGACTCTCGAACGCCTTTCGCACCAACTGCAGGTTCTGCATTCCTGCCGGCACGTTGCCGTCGCGGAACTCGTCGGCGACGACGAGGCCCGTCTCGGCCCAGACCATGTAGCTCGGCTGGTAGCCCCGGCCGCCCTTGTAGTGCGGCAACGCCTCCTGCTTGCGGCTCTCGATGATGGTCGCGTCGTGGTCGAGCGTCGCCCGCGTCACCTCCTTGGGTGGCAAAGCCTTGGTGTACCGGACGACCAGGTCGTCGTTGACCTTGCCCAGGCCGACCAGCGGAGCCGACTCCGGCGGGATCCAGGCCCGGTGGGGATCGGCAGGCCGCAGGGCGTGGGCCTTGTCA
Encoded here:
- a CDS encoding IS1380 family transposase, which gives rise to MSKRKQPKPRTGTEGILPFRVDPTPVDATITSFSGLPLVAEAFRSLGLDASCREHLRLKQRERGFTEGQMVESFALMLVGGGDRLDDFAQLREDPGLRGLIGYVPPSPDAARRFLYAFHDDKAHALRPADPHRAWIPPESAPLVGLGKVNDDLVVRYTKALPPKEVTRATLDHDATIIESRKQEALPHYKGGRGYQPSYMVWAETGLVVADEFRDGNVPAGMQNLQLVRKAFESLPKTVTERFFRADSACYDHTLLSWLRQEGIGFAISADVSESLRAHAAALPAKEWKALDADREWAEVVFVPENEAIFEPAESKPDRYLVLRWKPRQLALNEADGYRYWALVTNLDWKGEAILSWQREKAGTIEHVHDVLKNELGLGTLPCGRFGADAAWSRLNVIAYNLLVVLKRVGLPKAQRKARPKRLRYEIIRLAGIVVHHARATVLRLGTTAERIRVFIEARFQLGGLPLAWTT